CACGATTGCTGTGGAGTATACGGATGAAAGAAAGCGCGAGCCTGAGAAAGCTGGGGATTGAACGTAACAAAAACTTCTCAAGCGCCTATCCCCTGTGTTAAAATAGCATTTGGTTATTTGACAGAGGGGAGCGGAATGAAGGATGAAGAATGACCGGGTGTTAAAGCTGCGGCAGGCGCTGGGCGAGCAAAATCTGCGTGCCATGCTGATTACCAGCCCTGTCAACCGCCGATATTTGACAGGCTTCACAGGTTCGGCGGGTTATGTGCTGATCACGGAATCCCATAGCTACCTGCTGACCGACTTTCGTTATATGACGCAGGCGACCGAGCAAGCTAAAGGTTTTACGGTGGTGCAGCACGCTGCGCAGGTCATGGAAACAGTGAAAGAGTTGCTGTCCTCCCATCAGATCAGTGAAACAGGCTTCGAGCAAGACGATGTATCTGTTGCTACGCATAAAGCTTACAGCGAAGATCTGTCGCCTCTTACGCTGGTTCCGGTGTCAGGCATTGTGGAGAAATTGCGGGTGTACAAGGATGCAGAAGAGCTGGAAGTAATGCAGCGGGCAGCGGATTTGGCGGACGCCACATTTGCACACATTTTACCTTACATCAAACCGGGTGTCAGCGAGCGTGAGCTGGATCTGGAAATGGAATTTTTCATGCGCAAGCAAGGAGCTACCTCTTCTTCATTTGACACGATTGTGGCATCCGGGGTTCGTTCGGCATTGCCTCATGGGGTAGCCAGTGCCAAGTTGGTACAAGCGGGCGAACTGATTACGTTTGACTTTGGCGCATTGCTGGATGGCTACTGCTCCGATCTGACTCGTACAGTCGCTACGCAAGGGGACTTATCGCCTCAGCTGCGTGAAATCTACGATATTGTGCTCAAGGCGCAGCTTCACGCTCTGGAACATATTAAACCTGGCATGACTGGCCGAGAAGCGGATGCGCTGACTCGCGATATCATTGCAAGTCATGGCTATGGAGACAATTTCGGGCACAGTACAGGTCATGGTCTGGGTATGGAAGTGCATGAATCCACACGTCTGTCGAAGGCGAGTGACGATATTCTGGAGCCGGGTATGGTTGTAACGGTCGAGCCGGGTATTTATGTACCTGGGTTGGGCGGCGTGCGGATTGAGGATGATATCGTTATTACAGATAGCGGCATCAAAGTATTAACACATTCAAGCAAAGAATTTACGGTCGTTTAATAACGATAACAGTCCTGTAGGAGGGGTATTTTAGTGATTAACGTTAATGATTTTAAAACAGGTTTGACCGTCGAGGTAGACGGAGATATTTTTACGGTGCTGGACTTCCAACACGTAAAACCAGGTAAAGGTGCAGCGTTCGTACGCTCCAAGCTGAAAAACTTGCGCAACGGCAACACCGTTGAACGTACATTCCGTGCGGGTGAAACAATTGGTCGTGCGCAAATCGAAAATCGTGGTGTATCCTACCTCTATGCAAGTGCAGATGATCATACATTCATGGACAACGAAACGTATGATCAGTTCACATTGTCCAGCGATCAGCTGAAATGGGAGCTTAACTTCCTGAAAGAAAATATGAATGTAAATATTGTCAGCTATAACGGAGAAATTCTGGGGATTAACTTGCCTACGAGCGTAGAGCTTAAAGTAGTCGAAACCGAACCGGGTATTAAAGGCAATACGGCTACAGGCGCGACCAAAAATGCTAAATTGGAAACAGGTCTGAATGTTCAGGTTCCTTTGTTCATTAACCAAGATGACATTTTGTTAATCGATACTCGTGACGGCAAATACATGTCTCGCGCATAATTATTTTCCAGTTTTTGGAGTCCTCTGTCCTTGTTAAGGGCAGGGGATATTTTTATAAGGATTTATGATTAAAAAACATTGGCTCCGTATAGCACTTTCGTATTATACTGTACTAAAGTTTATGCCGCAGGATGTCACGTTCGAGCCGGTTGTGCCATCTCAAGGTTACATACTGTTGAGTCTGAGGGAGTGAATATCGTTGTCTTTGTATGTCATGAAATTCGGAGGCAGTTCCGTCGGTGATACGGAACGCATGAAACGCGTGGCAAAACGCGTTGTTGAGAAACAGAGTGAAGGGCATCAATGTGTAGTGGTCGTTTCCGCAATGGGAGACACGACAGACGAACTGATTGACCAGGCCAAATTGCTGAATGAGCAGTTGCCTGCACGTGAGTTGGATATGCTGATGACAACAGGCGAGCAAATTTCGATCGCATTATTGTCAATGGCTATTCAGCAGTTGGGTCATGAGGCGGTATCGTTTACGGGATGGCAAGCTGGTTTCCGTACTGAATCTGACTTTGGTCGGGCACGGATTACGGACATTCAGCCTCAGCGTGTGCTGGATGCACTGAGCAGCAACAAGATTGTCGTTGTAGCTGGTTTCCAGGGGATGTCTGCCGAGGGAGACATTACGACGCTGGGACGTGGAGGTTCCGATACGACGGCGGTTGCACTGGCGGCAGCGATCCAGGCCGATGCATGCGAAATTTACACAGATGTAGACGGCATTTATTCTACAGACCCACGGATCGTGAAGGTTGCTCGCAAGCTGAAAGAAATTTCGTATGATGAAATGCTGGAATTAGCCAATCTGGGTGCGGCTGTATTGCATCCCCGTGCGGTAGAATATGCCAAACATAATCGGGTGCCATTGATTGTGCGGTCCAGTTTTAACCATAATGAAGGAACGGTCGTAAAGGAGGATGCAGTAATGGAGCAGGGCGTTGTAGTCAGTGGGATTGCATATGATAAAAATGTAGCAAGAATCAGCATTTTGGGCGTTGCCGATATCCCTGGTGTACTCGCAAAAGTATTCGGAACACTGGCGGCAGCCAAAATCGATGTAGATATTATTGTACAGAGCGGGGTTGAAGCGGGTAAAGCAGACTTCTCCTTTACAGTAGCTCTAACAGACCGTGAGGCAGCACTGAAGACACTGGAAGGAATTCGCACAGAGCTTCCATATCGTGAAGTAACGTCTGAGGAAAATCTGGTAAAAGTATCTATTGTGGGCGCAGGCATGGTTAGCCATCCGGGGGTTGCGGCGCAAATGTTCTCTGTGTTGGCGGAACAAGGCGTTAGCATTAAAATGGTCAGCACATCTGAAATTAAAGTATCGTGTGTCATTGAGGCTGGTAAGCTTCATGAGGTTATTCAGGCGCTGCACACAGCGTACAACCTGGATACCGAGGAGCAAGCATTTGTAGGTGGACCGAAGGACCGTCGTTAATAAAGCTACTTATAGTTTTATAATCATAGAATATTGTGGTAGGTTAAGAGGTTGTCCAACAGTATGAGTCTGACTGTGGGGCAGCCTCTTTTTGTTGTAAATCTATCTTTTCTACTCAAGGGTATCTCTTTGCCGACAAGGCTTTGAGGTGCCTTTTTTTGATTTCTGGAAATGAAGCAAAGGAGCTTGAACAAGTGAAGAAAAGGCCTGTTACGTGCTGATAGAAGCTGTGAAATTCTCGACTAGGTTTTCGATATATTTTCGGCATAAAAAACGAGAGTCAGCCATAGACTTGTCTTAAAGAATAAGGACAACTGTGAGGGGGCGGCATCGGTATGGAATGGCTGGAGTTATTTCCCGAACCGTTGCACGGTATACTCGGAAAGCTTCCAGAAACGGTATTTAGGCAACTGGAAGAAATTCGGGTCCGGGAAGGAAGGCCGCTGGAAATTAACACGAATGGTGAACATCATTTTGTAACGTCCGCGGGTCGACTGACTTTGAACCATGTGGAAGCCTATAAGCCTAACCGGGAGGATGCCCACCGTTTGCTGGATTTTATCAGCAATCATTCCCTGTATACCATGGAGGAGGAGCTGCGCAAAGGCTTTATTACGATCCCAGGCGGTCATCGTATTGGGCTGGCGGGAAGAACCGTGCTTAGCAGGGGACGAGTGGAGCACTTGAGGGATATAAGCAGCTTTAATGTAAGAATTGCCCGGGCAATTCCCGGTATAGCTGATCGGATATTGCCTTATGTAGCGGATCAAAAGTCCGGAAAAATCCGGCATACCCTCATCTTATCTCCTCCTCAGCATGGCAAAACGACACTGCTTAGAGACTTGGCTCGGCAGCTAAGCTACGGAGGGGTGGGAAGTAATGGGGGGCGACGAAGTGGACTTAAGGTAGGGATTATAGACGAACGTTCTGAAATTGCCGGCAGTCACAAGGGGATCCCCGGATTTGATGTCGGACCTCGCACCGATGTATTGGACGGATGTCCAAAAGCAGAAGGCATGATGATGATGATTCGCTCGATGTCACCGGATGTGCTCATTGTCGATGAAATCGGGCGGCCAGAGGATGCCGAGGCGGTGCGTGAAGCACTACATGCGGGCATCGCAGTCATTGCCTCTGCACATGGCCGTGATGTAGCCGAAATGGCGACCCGTTCTGCTCTTGCCGGACTAACAGCAGGGCAGGAGCTATTTCAGCTCTATGTCATGCTGGAGAGGACGAGCCGGGGCGTCTCCTTCCGGCTGGCAGATGCCAAGCAGCGTAGGCTGACATTGCCTGGAGATGGGCAGAATGGGGGCATATCCTATGCTTAAGCTGCTGGGAGCCGCGTTGGTTATATTAGCCGCTACGCTGGCAGGCTGGCAGCGGGCAAGGCAGTTTGCGATGAGGCCGCGGCAGATCAGGGAACTAATTCTCGCGCTGCAAAGACTGACCACCGAGGTCTCCTACGGAGTGTCCCCGCTGCCGGATGCTTTCGCCAAGACAGGAGAGCCGCTGCGGGAGCCGCTGCGAACCTTGTTTACACAAGCCTCACGCTGGATGCACCCCTCTTTTGGCCTGACCGCCAGAGAAAGCTTGCATAAAGCAATTGAAGATTCGTGGAGCCGTTCCTCTATGCAGCAGGCCGAGAAGGAGGCGATGCGGCAGCTTGCTTACAGCCTCGGAACCAGCGACCGTGAAGACCAGATCAAGCACATTGCGCTAACGATCCAGCAGTTATCCCATGAAGAAGCGCAGGCGCAGGCAGATCAGGTGAGATACGAGCGCATGAGCAGAAGCCTGGGACTGCTGATCGGAGCATTGATCGTCATTTTGATCTATTAGCGGGGTGCTCGAATGAATTTAGAAGTGAACGCGATCTTCCAGATAGCCGGAATCGGTATTATCATCGCCATGATTCATACCGTACTTAAGCAAATGGGCAAGGAGGACATGGCCCATTGGGTAACGGTTATTGGTTTTGTTGTGGTGCTGTTCATGGTGGTACGAATGCTGGATAACCTTCTGCAAGAGATCAAATCAATCTTTCTTTTTCAGTAGGTGGATACATGGAAATCATTCAGGTGGTGGGATTTGCACTCATTGCCACAGTCCTCATTTTGGTCATTAAGGAACAGAAGCCGATGTTTGCCTTTTTAATTGCAACCGCTGCGGGAGTCGTTATTTTCCTACTGCTGATTGGCAAGATCGGATCCGTAGTTTCCGTGCTGGAGCGACTGGCCAGATCTTCAGGTATGGACATGATTTATTTTAAAACGGTACTGAAAATTATCGGAATTGCTTATATCGCCGAATTTGGAGCGCAGATCGTTCGGGATGCGGGGCAGGACGGCATTGCCTCCAAAATTGAGCTTACGGGAAAGGTGCTTATTATGGTGCTGGCCATCCCGATTATCAGCATTATTATTGACACGATTCTGAAGCTGATGCCCGCCTGAGGGGGTGATGCCATGAAAAGGCTGGGGGGCATGCCGAATCTCAAAGTCATTACGGTTTTGCTGCTATGTCTCTGGTGCGCCTCGGCTGCGGTCCTCTTTGCAGATACGCCTTCCAACGAATGGATCAAACAGCAGGCGGAGCAAATGCCAAAAGATGAGGTTGAACACTATTGGGATGGGCTAATGCAGCAATACGGCGGATTTTTCCCTGATCAGAAAATGCCTTCTTTCATGGACATGCTTCTTCCGGGTGGTGAAGGATTTAGCATTAAGAGTGTACTTAACGCTATCGTTGATTTTTTTATTCATGAAATCCGGGTAAATGCCAAGTTGCTCGTCACCATTGTCATGCTCAGCATTATGAGTATGGTGCTGGAAACGCTGCAAAGCGCTTTTGAAAGCAAGCAGGTCAGTAAAGTCGCCTACGCCATCGTGTACATGGTCATTATCATCCTGGCGATTAACAGTTTTAGTGTAGCCATTGGTTATGCCAAAGAAGCTATTGACAGTATGATTCACTTCATGATGGCAATGCTGCCCTTGCTGTTTACCATGTTGGCCTCCATGGGTAACGTCGTCACGGTGTCGGTCACCCACCCGCTGATCGTTTTTATGATTAACACGGTCGGGATAGTCATTCATACGCTGGTTTTCCCGTTGCTCTTCTTCTCGGCCGTGCTGTATCTGGTCAACTCACTTACGGGTAAATACAAGCTGACCCAGTTAGCCGATCTGCTGCGAAAGGCTGGAGTAGGGGTGCTGGGGGTGCTGCTGACGATTTTCCTCGGAGTCATTTCGGTACAGGGCTTGACGTCGTCGGTTACGGACGGATTAACGATTCGTACAGCCAAATATATTACGGGCAGCTTTGTTCCGGTGGTTGGCAAAGCGTTGACGGATGCGACAGATACAGTCATTTCGGCTTCGTTGCTTGTTAAAAATGCCATTGGTCTGGTGGGAGTCATTATTATTTTATTCCTGTGCGCTTTCCCTGCCCTCAAAATTCTGACACTGGCTCTCATTTATAAAGTGACTGCTGCAATCATGCAGCCTCTGGGAGAAACGCCCATAGTGGAATGTCTGGATGCGATCGGCAAAAGCATGATTTATGTTTTCGCAGCGCTGGCGGCAGTGGGCTTGATGTCCTTTCTTGCGATTACTGTAATGCTCGCAGCAGGCAATATGACGGTCATGATGAGGTAAATCAATGCACGCAATCCAACGGGAGGGAGGGGAGTGACGTGACCTGGCTGGGAGGATGGCTTAAGGAACTGGTGCTGATTGTGCTGCTGGCTTCTTTTGTCGATATGATCTTACCGAGCCGATCCATGGAAAGGTATGTCAAGCTCGTACTCAGCCTGCTTATTTTACTGACGCTGCTCTCTCCGGTCGTACGTCTGCTGAGCACCAGTCCCTCGGAGATTTTGGGGCGAGCCTTTGATCTTCAACGTCAGGCGGAGATGAACCAGAGGGAACCGACATTGGAGGAGATTTTAGCAAAAGGCAACAAGCTGAAGCAACAGCAGGAGCAGAGCTCCATGCAATGGGCCGGTCAAGAAGTAGCCAAGGAAATGAAAGCCCAGTTGGAGCAGTATACCGGATTACCCATTCAGTCGGTTCAAGTTACATTGGCACAAATTGAGCAGAAGGAATCGGGATTAAAGGCTGGAACAGGCATTCAGTCCGTTGTGGTCAAATTAGCAGAGCAGCAGCCAGAAAATGAAAAGAAAAGCATGAACGAACCGTCTGGTGCGGATTCCAAGCCAATTATGGTAGAGCCTGTTGCTGAAAAGACAGTTCATATTCACGTAGAGCCAACACCTTCGAATGCTTCCGATCAAGCTGAGGGAACGCAATCGAATCCCCGGAGTTCTGATGAAATCGCTAAGGATGCAACAGCAGCGAGCACACAAGCTTTTGGCTTAATCACGGGGGTGCTGCGTGAAAAATGGGGAATCGACAGCAAAAGTGTTCAAGTACTTCTTGCACAGAACGGAACACATGAATGGTAACAGGAGGTGAGCAGAAATGGGCAAATGGATGAAAAAACTGGAGAAATGGATGGGGGGAGGGGAGGAGGGAACCAAAAGGTTCAATTCGTTTCGCTGGCTGCTTATTGTAGGTCTGATCGGCGTAGCCATCATGCTTTTTAACTCATTCGTCAATGTGAAAAAGGTGGACCCGGAAAACGTAGGGCGTGAACCGCCTGGCGTGATGAAAAATGAGCCTGCACTAGAGACAACAGCGGGGGAAAAGAGCTCTTTTGCCGGGATCGAGAAGGTCTTTGAGGACAATATGAAGCAGATGCTGGAGCAAATTGTAGGTGTGGGAACGGTTGATGTCATGGTTACCGTAGACTCCACCGAAGAGGTTATCGTCCAGCGCAATGTGAAGGATATGCAGGAAGAAAATAACGAAACGGATGCTAATGGCGGCCAACGGCATACCACTCAATATACACGCGATGGAGAGATTGTCACCTATGAATCGTCAGGAGGCCAGCACACCCCGATCGTTACCAAAAAAGTAAAGCCGCAGGTGAGGGGAGTACTCGTTGTGGCCATGGGGGCAGAAAACCCTACGGTGAAGAAGCTCATTATTGATGCTGTACAGAAGGGGCTTAATGTGCCTTCCTACAAAATCTCAGTTGTGCCGCGCAAGCAGGGATAATATGGGATTCACAGGCAAAGAAGCTAGTATATTAACCATTAATGAATATGGAGGACGGAACATGAATAATAAAAGACAAACCGTTTGGCTGGTGTCCATGCTGAGTTTAATGGTCGTGCTGTCTGCGTATTATTTGTTTACGGAGGACTCAAGCCCGGCAAACCCGCCAGTGGCAGACAGTGAGCAAGTGAGCAAGGATAAGCAGGGAACCGCACAGGAAGCAACTTCGAAGGCAGAAGAGCAATTGAATGAGCTGAAAGTGAATGAAGTGGTGACGAATGGGGAAGTCACTGGCGATGCGGCAGCCTCTTCCACGAAGTCGGACACAGGAACAGAGACCTCAAAGGGCGATAAGGACACGGCAGCTAAGACGGACACAACCGCAAAAAGTGAAGATAAAACAACCTCTACCGCCAAAACTGACCAGCAGGTACTTGATCAAGTGGCCACAGAGCAAGAGGCCAAACCTACAGCAGCAGCGGTGATTGATAACTATTTGCTGGAACGGGATGTGGAAAATCAAAAGAAAAATGACGAGCTAACAACAGCCATGAACGACAGTACACCTAAGAAAGCTGCAGAGGCGCAAAAGGAATTGCATGTGCTGGAAGATAAACAGGCCAAAATTACCGGAATTGAAGAAGAGCTTCAGCAGCAGTTTGCCAATGCGGTCGTGCGTGAGGAAGATGCTGATAAATACAAAGTAGTTGTTCTGAGTGAGAAATTGGACGCCAAACAAGCGGTAACCATTGTCGATAAAGTCATGAAAGAACTGAATGTAACGCAGGACAAAATCAGCGTGCAGTATGTTACACAATAAGACAAAAATCGCGAAAAAGCCCGGATTTCTGCATTTTCCCGGGCTCTTTCTATTTTTAATGATTGTGATATAATACATAAAGCTGTTTCAACAATGTTATCAGCAACCGGCAAAATGCTGAAGGAGTGATTAATAGAGATGTTTAAATTAAGCGAGATTAAGGAATTGATCAAGCTGGTGGATGAAACGTCTGTACATGAGCTTGAAATTGAAAATGAAGGAACTCGCCTGTTGATCCGCAAACCGGGCAAGAGCGAGATCGTTACAGTTCAGGCTCCTGTGGCAGTACCTGCTTATACAGCGGCACCACAAGCTGCTATTCCAAATCCACAAGTACAGTCCGATGCTGGACAAGCAACTGCTGGGGAAACCAAGGAATATGCAAGCAATCTACATAAAATCGTATCTCCGATGGTAGGCACTTTCTATAGTTCTTCATCCCCGGATGCGGCTCCGTATGTGAGTATCGGCAGCAAAGTGGGCGATAAAACAACGGTATGTATCATTGAAGCGATGAAGCTGATGAACGAGCTGGAAGCTGAAGTGAAGGGCGAAATTGTGGAAATTTTGGCCGAAAACGGACAGCTGGTCGAATATGGCCAGCCATTGTTCCTTGTGAAACCGGAGTAAGAAGCTTGCTTGAGCCCTCTTTCGGGGGCCAAACAAGACTGCTCCCAGGGAGGATAAAGTCATGACATTTCAAAAAGTATTGATTGCGAATCGTGGAGAAATTGCGGTTCGCATCATTCGCGCTTGCCGCGAAATGAATATTTCAACGGTTGCCGTATATTCGGAAGCCGATAAGGATTCGCTGCATGTGCGTCTCGCAGACGAGGCCTACTGTATTGGACCGACACTGTCCAAGGACAGCTACCTGAATTTTACGAACCTGATGAGTGTTGCTACCTTGACTGAATGTGATGCCATTCATCCAGGCTACGGATTTTTGGCGGAAAACGCCGACTTCGCTGAAATTTGCGAATCGTGCAATATTACGTTCATTGGTCCTTCTCCCGAAGCGATTAACAAAATGGGAGACAAGGCCGTAGCCAAGCAGACGATGAAGGATGCCGGAGTTCCGGTTATTCCGGGTTCGGACGGGCTTGTCGAGGATTTGCAGGATGCGATTAGCATCGCACGCGATATTGGTTATCCTGTGATTATCAAGGCCACTGCTGGTGGCGGCGGTAAGGGTATTCGTATTGCCGAGGATGAGGATAACCTCATTCAGCAAATTACTACTGCCCAGCAGGAAGCGCAAAAAGCGTTTGGCAATGCGGGTGTGTATTTGGAAAAATATTTGACCGGTATGAAGCACGTGGAAATTCAGATCATAGCGGACAAGCACGGCAATGTCGTGCATTTGGGCGAACGCGACTGCTCTGTGCAGCGCCGCCGTCAGAAGTTATTAGAGGAAGCGCCATGTCCTGTACTTTCACCGGATGTGCGTGAAGAAATGGGTCAGGCAGCGGTTCGTGCAGCTTTGGCTGTGCAATACTCTGGTGCAGGTACGCTGGAATTTTTGCTTGGTCCGGACAATCATTTTTACTTCATGGAAATGAATACACGTATTCAGGTAGAGCATCCCGTGACGGAGATGATTACCGGTGTAGACCTGATCCAGGAAATGATTTCGGTCGCTGAAGGGCATCCGTTGTCCTTTACACAGGAAGAAGTGGTCATCAATGGATGGGCGATAGAGTGCCGTATTAACGCCGAGGACCCGGATCGCAATTTTATGCCTGCACCGGGGAAAATCGGATTTTATCTGCCTCCAGGCGGTCCTGGGGTGCGCGTAGACAGCGCAGCTTACCCGGGTTACAGCATTCCTCCTTATTATGACTCCATGATCGCCAAGCTGATTGTGTGGGCACCTACACGGCAGGATGCAATTGCCAAAATGAAGCGGGCTTTAACTGAGTTTGCTGTTGAGGGTATACCAACAACGATTTCTTTTCATCAGCGTTTGCTGGAGCATCCGACCTTTATTAAAGGCGATTTTGATATTAAATTTTTGGAGGAAAACGAAGTTTAATCGGTATATTTCCTCCGTTTGTCATAATGAACGCCAAATGATATAGTATGGATAATAAGTGAGCATGTCTGCTTTGATATCCAAAGCTGGAATGAAACTTATTTTGACCGAAAGGTGTTGAAGGTATGAGCACAGTGCCAACCGAATTCGAACGTACAGAAATTGGGGAGATTCAGATTGCCCCGGAAGTGATTGAAGTGATTGCCGGACTGGCTACCGTTGAGGTGCCAGGCGTGGCGGGAATGAGTGGCGGATTTGCCGGCGGATTTGCCGAGCTGCTGGGCCGCAAAAATTTGTCTAAAGGTGTGAAAGTGGAAGTCGGACAGCGTGAAGCGGCTGTAGACGTCTCCGTTATTATTGAGTACGGTAACCGTCTGCCTGAGGTGGCTGCTGCTATTCAGCATAATGTTAAGCGTTCCATTGAAACGATGACAGGACTTAACGTTGTTGAAGTGAACGTGCAAATTCATGATGTTCAATTCAAAAGTGCCGAAAAAGTAGAAGAGCCGGAAGTTCTGGGCGCCGGACGGGTTAAATAGAGCGATACTTTGTACAAACCCCCGACCCTTTTGGGTCGAGGGTTTACTCTAATTTAAGGAGGCTGTGCGTTTCGTGGCCAAAGTTATGGACAGACTTCTGCTGTTCTTATACAGCTTGAGTATCGGAATTATTTCCATTCTCGCCATCCTCCTCCTGAGCGGGGCCATTCCGTATGCTATAAGTATTGAGGATGAGCGAGTCGTATGGTTTGCCAGCTTGATCATTGCAGGAGTTCTGCTGCTATTGAGTCTCCGGGTTTTTTATATCTCTATTCGCCGGAGCCAGTCTGTGCAGCATTCTATTGATCAACGAACGGAATACGGCGACATTCAGATTTCGGTGGATACCATTGAAAATCTGTGTCTCAAAGCGTCATCCCGCTTTCGTGGGATGCAGGATTTGAAGGCACGTGTTCGCGTGCTGGAATCGGGACTTGATATTACGATTCGGGCGGTTGTAGACGGGGAAAGATCCATTCCGGTGTTAACCTCCGAGGTACAAAAAGGGGTACACGATCATGTGGAAGAAATTACAGGCATTCCTGTGTCCAATGTATCGGTGTACATCGCTAATGTTTCTCAGTCACCAAGCTTTAAGAGTCGTGTGGAATAGAGGTGATTTTCCCTGATGCCCTGGAAAGAAATATGGGGAAGTTACAAGGGCCGGATCACGGGGATTACGGCCGGTATTTTTTTTGGTTTTATTTATTTGTGGGCAGGCTTTTGGAATATGTTGTTCTTTGCATTGATGGTGTTCATCGGATACACGCTAGGAAGACGTAGCGATTCAGCGCTC
This DNA window, taken from Paenibacillus kribbensis, encodes the following:
- the accB gene encoding acetyl-CoA carboxylase biotin carboxyl carrier protein, with amino-acid sequence MFKLSEIKELIKLVDETSVHELEIENEGTRLLIRKPGKSEIVTVQAPVAVPAYTAAPQAAIPNPQVQSDAGQATAGETKEYASNLHKIVSPMVGTFYSSSSPDAAPYVSIGSKVGDKTTVCIIEAMKLMNELEAEVKGEIVEILAENGQLVEYGQPLFLVKPE
- the accC gene encoding acetyl-CoA carboxylase biotin carboxylase subunit, giving the protein MTFQKVLIANRGEIAVRIIRACREMNISTVAVYSEADKDSLHVRLADEAYCIGPTLSKDSYLNFTNLMSVATLTECDAIHPGYGFLAENADFAEICESCNITFIGPSPEAINKMGDKAVAKQTMKDAGVPVIPGSDGLVEDLQDAISIARDIGYPVIIKATAGGGGKGIRIAEDEDNLIQQITTAQQEAQKAFGNAGVYLEKYLTGMKHVEIQIIADKHGNVVHLGERDCSVQRRRQKLLEEAPCPVLSPDVREEMGQAAVRAALAVQYSGAGTLEFLLGPDNHFYFMEMNTRIQVEHPVTEMITGVDLIQEMISVAEGHPLSFTQEEVVINGWAIECRINAEDPDRNFMPAPGKIGFYLPPGGPGVRVDSAAYPGYSIPPYYDSMIAKLIVWAPTRQDAIAKMKRALTEFAVEGIPTTISFHQRLLEHPTFIKGDFDIKFLEENEV
- a CDS encoding Asp23/Gls24 family envelope stress response protein yields the protein MSTVPTEFERTEIGEIQIAPEVIEVIAGLATVEVPGVAGMSGGFAGGFAELLGRKNLSKGVKVEVGQREAAVDVSVIIEYGNRLPEVAAAIQHNVKRSIETMTGLNVVEVNVQIHDVQFKSAEKVEEPEVLGAGRVK
- the amaP gene encoding alkaline shock response membrane anchor protein AmaP yields the protein MAKVMDRLLLFLYSLSIGIISILAILLLSGAIPYAISIEDERVVWFASLIIAGVLLLLSLRVFYISIRRSQSVQHSIDQRTEYGDIQISVDTIENLCLKASSRFRGMQDLKARVRVLESGLDITIRAVVDGERSIPVLTSEVQKGVHDHVEEITGIPVSNVSVYIANVSQSPSFKSRVE
- a CDS encoding DUF2273 domain-containing protein is translated as MPWKEIWGSYKGRITGITAGIFFGFIYLWAGFWNMLFFALMVFIGYTLGRRSDSALGSLLPWKEWSDWLSQRWRPFK